In Streptomyces longhuiensis, the following proteins share a genomic window:
- a CDS encoding helix-turn-helix domain-containing protein, giving the protein MAGETPRLPLDRIAAALRRERGRAGISLSELAKRAGIAKSTLSQLESASGNPSLETLWALSVALDVPPSLLLDPPRPVVQVIRAGQGVAVPSEQADYAATLLSPNPPGSRRDLYFLQVEPGAPRESEPHMPGAVEHIVVGTGRVLAGPQDDPVELGPGDYMSYPGDVPHTCRALEPGTTCVLVMQYA; this is encoded by the coding sequence ATGGCCGGCGAGACCCCCCGCCTCCCCCTCGACCGCATCGCCGCGGCCCTGCGCCGCGAGCGCGGCCGGGCCGGGATCTCCCTGTCCGAGCTGGCCAAGCGCGCGGGGATCGCCAAGTCCACGCTGTCGCAACTGGAGTCGGCGAGCGGGAACCCGAGTCTGGAGACCCTCTGGGCGCTGAGCGTCGCGCTCGACGTCCCGCCGAGTCTGCTGCTCGACCCGCCGCGCCCCGTCGTCCAGGTCATCAGGGCGGGCCAGGGCGTCGCCGTACCGTCCGAGCAGGCCGACTACGCGGCGACGCTGCTCTCGCCGAACCCGCCGGGCTCCCGCCGTGACCTCTACTTCCTCCAGGTCGAGCCCGGCGCGCCCCGTGAATCGGAGCCCCACATGCCGGGCGCCGTCGAGCACATCGTCGTGGGCACCGGCCGGGTCCTCGCGGGACCCCAGGACGACCCGGTCGAACTCGGCCCGGGCGACTACATGTCGTACCCCGGCGACGTCCCGCACACCTGCCGCGCCCTGGAGCCGGGTACGACCTGTGTTCTGGTCATGCAGTACGCGTGA
- a CDS encoding cold-shock protein — protein MATGTVKWFNAEKGFGFIAQEGGGPDVFVHYSAINANGFRSLEENQAVSFDVTQGPKGPQAENVTPM, from the coding sequence ATGGCTACCGGAACCGTGAAGTGGTTCAACGCTGAAAAGGGCTTTGGCTTCATCGCCCAGGAAGGCGGCGGCCCGGACGTCTTCGTCCACTACTCCGCGATCAACGCAAACGGCTTCCGCTCCCTCGAGGAGAACCAGGCCGTGAGCTTCGACGTCACGCAGGGCCCGAAGGGCCCGCAGGCGGAGAACGTCACCCCCATGTAA
- a CDS encoding menaquinone biosynthetic enzyme MqnA/MqnD family protein produces MDNSPETPQRNRPRVGHIQFLNCMPLYWGLARTGTLLDLELTKDTPEKLSESLVQGDLDIGPITLVEFLKAADQLVAFPDLAVGCDGPVMSCVIVSQVPLDQLDGRRVALGSTSRTSVRLAQLLLADRFGVQPDYYTCPPDLGLMMQDADAAVLIGDAALRANLHDAPRLGLQVHDLGALWKEWTGLPFVFAVWAARKDYAEREPLITRKVHEAFLASRDVSLEEVTKVAEQASRWEVFDEEILERYFTTLDFRFGTRQLEGVTEFARRVGPTTGFAADVRVDLLQP; encoded by the coding sequence GTGGACAATTCTCCCGAGACCCCGCAGCGCAACCGGCCACGAGTCGGCCACATCCAGTTCCTCAACTGCATGCCCCTGTACTGGGGACTTGCCAGGACGGGAACGCTCCTCGACCTCGAGCTCACGAAGGACACCCCGGAGAAGCTCAGCGAGAGCCTCGTCCAGGGCGACCTCGACATCGGGCCCATCACCCTCGTCGAGTTCCTGAAGGCCGCCGACCAGCTCGTCGCCTTCCCCGACCTCGCGGTCGGCTGCGACGGCCCGGTGATGTCGTGCGTGATCGTCTCGCAGGTACCTCTCGACCAGCTCGACGGGCGGCGGGTCGCGCTCGGCTCCACCTCGCGCACGTCCGTGCGCCTCGCGCAGTTGCTGCTCGCCGACCGTTTCGGCGTACAGCCCGACTACTACACGTGCCCGCCCGACCTGGGCCTGATGATGCAGGACGCGGACGCGGCCGTGCTCATCGGGGACGCGGCCCTGCGCGCCAACCTCCACGACGCGCCGCGCCTGGGACTGCAGGTGCACGACCTCGGCGCCCTGTGGAAGGAGTGGACGGGACTGCCGTTCGTCTTCGCCGTGTGGGCCGCCCGCAAGGACTACGCGGAGCGCGAGCCGCTCATCACGCGCAAGGTGCACGAGGCGTTCCTCGCCTCCCGGGACGTGTCCCTGGAAGAGGTCACCAAGGTCGCCGAGCAGGCCTCCCGCTGGGAGGTCTTCGACGAGGAGATCCTCGAACGCTATTTCACGACGCTCGACTTCCGCTTCGGTACGCGGCAGCTGGAGGGCGTCACGGAGTTCGCCCGCCGGGTGGGTCCGACGACCGGCTTCGCGGCCGATGTCCGGGTCGATCTGCTGCAGCCGTGA
- a CDS encoding serine/threonine-protein kinase has translation MQPLEAGEPTTIGPYRLLGRLGSGGMGRVYLGRSAGGRTVAVKVVHPHFALDEEFRARFRREVDAARRVGGAWTAPVLDADPEASVPWVATGYVAGPSLAQAVKERALPDHSVRVLGAGLAEALSAVHGLGLVHRDVKPSNVLLTVDGPRLIDFGIARATDGTASLTSTGVSIGSPGYMAPEQILGKGVTGAADVFSLGAVLVYAVTGTSPFSGDSSAALLYKVVHEEPELGLARGELRDVAAACLAKDPAARPTPDEVASALAPQGAARLVAAGWLPGALVEQVGRSAVALLDLEGAAPAGAAEGSGPVGFSKPSVAWPSDSAGSPAGVFGPPDPAYGPAALPAPADAVVPAPRTEVPGAGKLSVSVAATSVPGAGGRGRRLSCTVALGVAGALAAVTLGSVFLFDLLPGSSEGGSDTAGGHPPAATASPSDAAPKGAVPASYVGTWEGPGTGLGGTLPMGTFRVTVEQGRIGEEFGTFHQTDPIGAVCEDVLVLKRVEEDRIVATGIAKKSNGGQCTTGRHEVRLVKSKSGDRLTYETDNARAGDPVATMRPAD, from the coding sequence ATGCAGCCGCTGGAAGCCGGCGAACCGACCACGATCGGGCCCTACCGGCTGCTCGGAAGGCTCGGTTCGGGCGGAATGGGCCGCGTCTATCTGGGCCGCAGCGCCGGAGGCCGCACCGTCGCCGTGAAGGTCGTCCATCCGCACTTCGCGCTCGACGAGGAGTTCCGGGCGCGCTTCCGGCGCGAGGTCGACGCCGCGCGCCGCGTCGGGGGAGCCTGGACGGCGCCGGTCCTCGACGCCGACCCGGAGGCGTCCGTGCCGTGGGTGGCGACCGGGTACGTGGCCGGCCCCTCCCTCGCCCAGGCCGTGAAGGAACGCGCCCTGCCCGACCACTCCGTACGGGTCCTGGGCGCGGGCCTCGCCGAGGCGCTGTCGGCGGTGCACGGTCTCGGGCTCGTCCACCGCGACGTGAAGCCGTCGAACGTACTGCTCACCGTGGACGGCCCGCGCCTGATCGACTTCGGCATCGCCCGCGCCACCGACGGCACCGCCTCCCTCACCTCCACCGGCGTCTCGATCGGGTCGCCGGGATACATGGCGCCCGAGCAGATCCTCGGCAAGGGCGTCACGGGCGCCGCCGACGTCTTCTCCCTCGGCGCGGTCCTGGTCTACGCGGTGACCGGCACGTCCCCGTTCTCCGGCGACTCGTCCGCCGCGCTCCTCTACAAGGTGGTGCACGAGGAGCCCGAACTCGGCCTGGCGCGCGGGGAGCTGCGCGACGTCGCCGCCGCGTGCCTGGCGAAGGACCCGGCCGCGCGGCCCACCCCTGACGAGGTGGCGAGCGCCCTCGCCCCGCAGGGCGCGGCCCGGCTCGTGGCGGCGGGGTGGCTGCCGGGCGCGCTGGTGGAGCAGGTGGGGCGCAGCGCGGTGGCACTCCTGGACCTGGAGGGCGCGGCGCCCGCGGGTGCCGCCGAGGGGTCGGGTCCGGTCGGGTTCAGCAAGCCCTCGGTCGCCTGGCCGTCGGACTCGGCGGGATCGCCCGCCGGGGTGTTCGGGCCGCCCGATCCCGCGTACGGGCCGGCCGCCCTCCCCGCCCCCGCCGACGCCGTCGTGCCCGCGCCGCGCACCGAGGTGCCGGGTGCCGGGAAACTCTCCGTCAGTGTGGCCGCGACGTCCGTGCCCGGCGCCGGAGGGCGTGGACGCAGGCTCAGCTGCACGGTCGCGCTAGGTGTCGCGGGCGCGCTCGCCGCCGTCACCCTGGGTTCGGTGTTCCTGTTCGACCTGCTGCCCGGCTCCTCGGAGGGCGGGAGCGACACGGCGGGCGGCCATCCGCCCGCGGCGACGGCCTCGCCCTCCGACGCCGCCCCGAAGGGCGCGGTCCCCGCCTCCTACGTGGGTACCTGGGAAGGCCCCGGCACCGGGCTCGGCGGCACGCTGCCGATGGGCACGTTCCGTGTCACCGTCGAACAGGGGCGGATCGGCGAGGAGTTCGGCACGTTCCACCAGACCGACCCGATCGGCGCGGTCTGCGAGGACGTCCTCGTCCTCAAGAGGGTCGAGGAGGACCGGATCGTCGCCACGGGCATCGCCAAGAAGTCGAACGGCGGGCAGTGCACCACCGGCCGCCATGAAGTCCGCCTGGTCAAGTCGAAGTCGGGCGACCGCCTCACCTACGAGACGGACAACGCGCGCGCGGGCGACCCCGTCGCCACGATGCGGCCCGCCGACTGA
- a CDS encoding prepilin peptidase encodes MVDVLLVVAGAVWGAAAGLFVPRAAYRLSVEPDETWRASCPDGHPLPGGARGWLGRGRCGVCGRALGPGVLTPVLLTAAVCAVLAAATGTRPELGAWLLLAPPAVLLAMVDARVKRLPDVLTLPLAAAAPVLLGLAALLPEPGGDWPTALLGALALGGGYLVLFLIHPQGMGFGDVKLAVGLGAVLGWYGWGLVFIGTFAGFLFAALYGAVLVTARRAGRRTAIPFGPFLLAGALAGVLLGAYAA; translated from the coding sequence ATGGTGGATGTGCTGCTGGTCGTGGCCGGGGCGGTGTGGGGCGCCGCCGCCGGGCTGTTCGTGCCGCGGGCCGCGTACCGGCTGTCCGTGGAGCCGGACGAGACGTGGCGGGCGAGCTGTCCGGACGGGCATCCCCTGCCGGGCGGTGCGCGCGGGTGGCTGGGCCGCGGGCGGTGCGGCGTGTGCGGCCGGGCGCTCGGCCCCGGTGTCCTGACGCCCGTCCTGCTCACCGCCGCCGTCTGCGCCGTGCTCGCCGCCGCCACCGGCACCCGCCCCGAACTCGGCGCCTGGCTCCTCCTCGCGCCACCCGCGGTGCTCCTCGCGATGGTCGACGCCCGGGTGAAGCGGCTGCCCGACGTCCTCACTCTGCCGCTCGCCGCAGCTGCCCCGGTCCTGCTCGGCCTGGCCGCGCTGCTGCCCGAGCCGGGCGGCGACTGGCCGACGGCGCTGCTCGGCGCGCTCGCGCTCGGCGGCGGCTACCTCGTGCTCTTCCTTATTCACCCCCAGGGGATGGGCTTCGGCGACGTGAAACTGGCCGTCGGCCTGGGGGCGGTGCTCGGCTGGTACGGGTGGGGGCTCGTGTTCATCGGCACGTTCGCCGGGTTCCTGTTCGCCGCGCTGTACGGCGCGGTTCTCGTGACCGCCCGGCGGGCCGGCCGGCGGACGGCGATCCCGTTCGGGCCGTTCCTGCTCGCGGGCGCGCTGGCCGGTGTACTGCTGGGCGCCTACGCCGCCTGA
- the mqnC gene encoding cyclic dehypoxanthinyl futalosine synthase, which translates to MTEKADLQTVLDRAAAGGRITPEEALDLYRDAPLHALGAAADAIRRRRYAGTEHIATYIIERNINYTNVCVTACKFCAFYAAPKDTAKGWTRDLDDILRRCAETVELGGTQIMFQGGHHPDYGVEYYEKHFSAIKQAFPQLVIHSLGASEVEHMARISKVSVEEAIQRIHAAGLDSFAGAGAELLPARPRKAIAPLKESGERWLEIMEAAHRLGVESTSTMLMGTGETNAERIEHLRMIRDVQDRTGGFRAFIPYTYQPENNHLKGRTQATLFEYLRMIAIARIFLDNVAHIQGSWLTTGKEVGQLSLHYGADDLGSIMLEENVVSSAGAKHRSNRLEIIDLIRKAGRVPAQRATTYEHLVVHDDPANDPVDDRVQSHISSTAIEGGTAHPELKLVSTN; encoded by the coding sequence GTGACCGAGAAGGCCGACCTTCAGACCGTCCTCGACCGTGCCGCCGCGGGTGGACGCATCACCCCCGAAGAGGCGCTCGACCTCTACCGCGACGCTCCCCTGCACGCGCTCGGCGCGGCCGCCGACGCCATCCGGCGCCGCCGGTACGCCGGCACCGAGCACATCGCGACGTACATCATCGAGCGGAACATCAACTACACGAACGTCTGCGTGACGGCGTGCAAGTTCTGCGCCTTCTACGCCGCGCCCAAGGACACCGCCAAGGGCTGGACGCGCGACCTCGACGACATCCTGCGCCGCTGCGCCGAGACCGTCGAACTCGGCGGCACGCAGATCATGTTCCAGGGCGGCCACCACCCGGACTACGGCGTCGAGTACTACGAGAAGCACTTCTCCGCCATCAAGCAGGCGTTCCCCCAGCTGGTCATCCACTCCCTCGGCGCGTCCGAGGTCGAGCACATGGCCCGCATCTCCAAGGTCTCCGTCGAGGAGGCCATTCAGCGCATCCACGCGGCCGGCCTCGACTCCTTCGCGGGTGCCGGCGCCGAGCTCCTCCCGGCCCGCCCCCGCAAGGCGATCGCCCCGCTGAAGGAGTCCGGCGAGCGCTGGCTGGAGATCATGGAGGCGGCGCACCGCCTCGGCGTCGAGTCGACGTCCACGATGCTGATGGGCACCGGCGAGACCAACGCCGAGCGCATCGAGCACCTCCGCATGATCCGCGACGTACAGGACCGCACGGGCGGCTTCCGCGCGTTCATCCCGTACACGTACCAGCCGGAGAACAACCACCTGAAGGGCCGCACGCAGGCGACGCTCTTCGAGTACCTGCGGATGATCGCCATCGCGCGGATCTTCCTCGACAACGTGGCCCACATCCAGGGCTCCTGGCTGACCACCGGCAAGGAGGTCGGCCAGCTGTCGCTGCACTACGGCGCCGACGACCTCGGTTCGATCATGCTGGAGGAGAACGTCGTCTCCTCGGCCGGTGCCAAGCACCGCTCGAACCGCCTGGAGATCATCGACCTCATCCGCAAGGCGGGCCGCGTCCCCGCGCAGCGCGCCACGACGTACGAGCACCTCGTCGTGCACGACGACCCGGCGAACGACCCGGTCGACGACCGCGTCCAGTCGCACATCTCGTCCACCGCGATCGAGGGCGGCACGGCCCACCCCGAGCTGAAGCTCGTCTCCACCAACTGA
- a CDS encoding demethylmenaquinone methyltransferase translates to MTRASLDKQPHEVASMFDDVADRYDLTNDVLSLGQARLWRKEVAKAVDARPAQKVLDLAAGTATSSQPFAQAGAYVVPCDFSIGMLQVGKKRHPWMPFTAGDATKLPFKDDTFDAVTISFGLRNVQDTDTALRELYRVTKPGGRVVICEFSQPTWAPFRTVYTEYLMRALPPVARAVSSNPDAYVYLAESIRSWPDQPALAARLQKAGWSDVAWRNLTGGVVALHRGTK, encoded by the coding sequence GTGACCCGCGCATCCCTGGACAAGCAGCCGCACGAAGTCGCTTCGATGTTCGACGACGTGGCGGACCGGTACGACCTCACCAACGACGTGCTCTCGCTCGGCCAGGCCCGGCTGTGGCGCAAGGAGGTCGCGAAGGCCGTCGACGCGCGGCCCGCGCAGAAGGTCCTCGACCTCGCGGCCGGTACGGCGACGTCCTCGCAGCCCTTCGCGCAGGCCGGCGCCTATGTCGTGCCCTGCGACTTCTCGATCGGGATGCTCCAGGTCGGCAAGAAGCGGCACCCGTGGATGCCGTTCACGGCGGGCGACGCGACGAAACTGCCGTTCAAGGACGACACCTTCGACGCCGTGACCATCTCCTTCGGCCTCAGGAACGTGCAGGACACGGACACGGCGCTGCGCGAGCTGTACCGGGTGACGAAGCCCGGCGGGCGCGTCGTGATCTGCGAGTTCTCGCAGCCGACGTGGGCGCCGTTCCGCACCGTCTACACCGAGTACCTGATGCGCGCCCTGCCGCCGGTGGCCCGCGCCGTGTCCTCGAACCCGGACGCGTACGTCTACCTCGCCGAGTCGATCCGCAGCTGGCCCGACCAGCCGGCGCTCGCGGCCCGCCTCCAGAAGGCCGGCTGGTCGGACGTGGCCTGGCGCAACCTGACGGGTGGCGTCGTGGCGCTGCACCGGGGAACCAAGTAG
- a CDS encoding zinc ribbon domain-containing protein: MASFCPHCGAQAPDEARFCMKCGRERTPEREPTVQGPAAPPAAPLGRPGQQPEQPGRPPVPPPAAPPPPAAPPPPAFAPGGPSPVGAFLGRALRGDWAGSAQAALWPVGLLVIAAVALAIPSYGQGSDVVVGFGDRMRISLALLLQSLGGGFEVSASGSSSPFGGGDSPFGSGGDMGAELSGGAALSLVPLTVTALWILALWIGVRILRSRLRTRATSPAVPGGHPVPGTPGPGTPGLEAALRVALSVTVGVLVLGLFAQPSIQGVRISSSPVLAALGALLVSLAVAAGMLHRDDLAQWLTARPAALALVRATGTALRALAVVLVICSVAAFISIAQIDDLGDVSDVSDLGQTDLSPLVVALLVLPNLGAMALGLGWGAPISFEAGGSSTYGGGYQHQSFGLSELGDVTNSWAVVGALALGTVCALTVGVMAARRSADRREQLLSAGIFLGLFLLLGALGGLGVRATGAASDLGGSGTGSAGVGLGMAEALLFGLLWVFAAAFLAPYLMQMAGARTGIVPEPQVPSGAFGPAPDASAPNAPVQVYPASAAPVQAPSAPEAPNDPPSPNDPPNPAAAAALPTATAVPVPTPTPPPGPTPGPGPTPAPAALYAPHAFQLGAQPAAVPAKSSRRAGIWVATVAGAFVIGGGVAAGVLLLQDHGGKDDKAGRDDKPAVSTEQPATSQAPTPAPSPTPSATPDRATDTGTTPSTTPDATVPSGYRKAVDPMGFSFAIPDVWSRQGVENGSQITYAGSTGAEHYLIGVIPDAGYTSYDNVLNMEKHAEEDKKKQDYQRIDLRRNTFQGRPGAIWEYTYRDEGGRTMHGIDQSYVAEDGTEYTIFLVGQQDVWADLKQTYRTGLESWRLTN, encoded by the coding sequence ATGGCGTCGTTCTGCCCGCACTGCGGAGCCCAGGCTCCCGACGAGGCCCGCTTCTGCATGAAGTGCGGGCGGGAGCGAACGCCCGAGCGTGAGCCCACGGTCCAGGGGCCCGCGGCTCCTCCCGCCGCGCCTCTCGGCCGGCCCGGGCAACAGCCTGAGCAGCCTGGCCGGCCGCCCGTTCCGCCGCCCGCCGCCCCGCCGCCGCCCGCCGCCCCGCCGCCGCCCGCGTTCGCCCCCGGCGGGCCCTCGCCCGTCGGCGCCTTCCTCGGGCGCGCCTTACGCGGCGACTGGGCCGGCTCGGCGCAGGCCGCGCTGTGGCCCGTCGGACTCCTGGTGATCGCCGCCGTCGCCCTCGCCATCCCTTCGTACGGGCAGGGCAGCGACGTCGTCGTGGGGTTCGGCGACCGGATGCGGATCTCGCTCGCGCTGCTGCTCCAGTCGCTCGGCGGCGGCTTCGAGGTGTCGGCCTCCGGCAGCTCCTCGCCCTTCGGCGGCGGGGACTCGCCCTTCGGCTCCGGCGGCGACATGGGCGCGGAGCTCAGCGGCGGCGCCGCGCTCTCCCTCGTCCCTCTCACCGTCACGGCCCTGTGGATCCTGGCGCTCTGGATCGGCGTACGCATCCTGCGCTCACGCCTCCGGACCCGCGCGACGAGCCCGGCCGTCCCCGGCGGCCACCCCGTCCCCGGCACGCCCGGACCCGGCACTCCCGGGCTCGAAGCCGCCCTGCGTGTCGCCTTGTCGGTGACCGTCGGCGTTCTCGTGCTCGGCCTGTTCGCGCAGCCCTCGATCCAGGGCGTGCGGATCTCGTCGTCGCCCGTGCTCGCCGCGCTCGGCGCGCTCCTCGTCTCGCTCGCCGTCGCCGCGGGAATGCTGCACCGGGACGACCTGGCCCAGTGGCTCACCGCCCGGCCGGCGGCGCTGGCGCTGGTGCGGGCCACCGGGACGGCGTTGCGCGCCCTCGCCGTCGTCCTCGTGATCTGCTCGGTCGCCGCGTTCATCAGCATCGCCCAGATCGACGACCTGGGCGATGTCTCCGACGTGTCCGACCTCGGCCAGACCGACCTGTCGCCGCTGGTCGTCGCCCTGCTCGTGCTGCCCAACCTCGGCGCCATGGCGCTCGGCCTAGGCTGGGGCGCGCCCATCTCCTTCGAGGCGGGCGGCAGTTCGACGTACGGGGGCGGGTACCAGCACCAGTCGTTCGGCCTCTCCGAGCTCGGCGACGTCACCAACTCCTGGGCGGTCGTGGGGGCGCTGGCCCTCGGCACCGTCTGCGCGCTGACCGTGGGCGTGATGGCGGCCCGACGGTCGGCCGACCGGCGCGAGCAGCTCCTTTCCGCCGGGATCTTCCTCGGTCTGTTCCTGCTGCTCGGCGCGCTCGGCGGCCTCGGCGTGCGGGCCACCGGGGCCGCGTCCGACCTCGGCGGCAGCGGCACGGGCAGCGCCGGCGTGGGCCTCGGCATGGCGGAGGCGCTCCTGTTCGGGCTGCTGTGGGTGTTCGCGGCGGCGTTCCTCGCGCCGTACCTGATGCAGATGGCGGGGGCGCGGACCGGGATCGTCCCGGAACCGCAGGTGCCGTCGGGGGCGTTCGGGCCCGCGCCGGACGCCTCGGCGCCGAATGCCCCTGTGCAGGTGTATCCCGCGTCGGCGGCTCCCGTTCAGGCGCCTTCCGCGCCGGAAGCCCCCAACGACCCGCCCTCCCCCAACGACCCGCCGAACCCCGCAGCGGCGGCCGCCCTGCCGACGGCCACCGCCGTTCCCGTGCCGACCCCCACGCCTCCTCCCGGGCCCACCCCCGGTCCCGGTCCCACCCCCGCCCCCGCTGCTCTGTACGCCCCGCACGCCTTCCAGCTCGGCGCGCAGCCGGCCGCCGTGCCGGCCAAGTCCTCGCGCCGCGCCGGGATCTGGGTCGCCACCGTCGCCGGCGCGTTCGTCATCGGGGGCGGTGTGGCGGCCGGGGTGCTGCTGCTCCAGGACCACGGCGGCAAGGACGACAAGGCGGGCCGCGACGACAAGCCCGCCGTCAGCACCGAGCAGCCCGCCACGTCGCAGGCGCCGACTCCGGCGCCGAGCCCCACCCCGAGTGCGACGCCGGACCGGGCCACGGACACGGGCACCACGCCGAGCACGACCCCGGACGCGACCGTTCCGTCCGGCTACCGCAAGGCCGTCGACCCCATGGGCTTCTCCTTCGCCATCCCCGACGTGTGGTCGCGCCAGGGCGTGGAGAACGGCAGCCAGATCACCTACGCGGGCAGCACCGGCGCCGAGCACTACCTCATCGGCGTCATCCCGGACGCGGGCTACACCTCGTACGACAACGTCCTCAACATGGAGAAGCACGCCGAGGAGGACAAGAAGAAGCAGGACTACCAGCGGATCGACCTGCGCCGGAACACCTTCCAGGGGCGGCCCGGCGCGATCTGGGAGTACACCTACCGCGACGAGGGCGGCCGGACGATGCACGGCATCGACCAGTCGTACGTCGCCGAGGACGGCACCGAGTACACGATCTTCCTCGTGGGGCAGCAGGACGTGTGGGCCGACCTGAAGCAGACGTACCGGACCGGCCTGGAGTCCTGGCGCCTGACGAACTGA
- a CDS encoding PASTA domain-containing protein produces the protein MRITPKTPEVRVPKFVGLMAVDAREAAAARGVQLAAPDRPDFRSTVVDYVVRQYPLPDTEVPRGAVVTVWFDLADGEGHGGSGVNEPRMPGPRGGGLQRELDEPGETYTVVGM, from the coding sequence GTGCGCATTACACCCAAGACGCCCGAAGTGCGCGTACCGAAGTTCGTCGGCCTGATGGCCGTCGACGCGCGCGAGGCCGCGGCGGCGCGCGGCGTGCAGCTGGCCGCGCCCGACCGCCCCGACTTCCGATCCACCGTGGTCGACTACGTCGTACGCCAGTACCCGCTGCCCGACACCGAGGTGCCCCGCGGCGCCGTCGTCACCGTCTGGTTCGACCTGGCCGACGGCGAGGGCCACGGCGGCTCCGGGGTGAACGAGCCCCGTATGCCGGGGCCGCGCGGCGGCGGGCTGCAGCGCGAACTGGACGAGCCGGGCGAGACGTACACGGTGGTCGGCATGTAG
- a CDS encoding GNAT family N-acetyltransferase, with the protein MNRALPDVQLRVPTDEDAFAWHRVFDDPEVMEFHGGAAAELSVYEELTARQRRHDAERGFCLWTMTDTDGDVIGFTGAQPWPHTWGPAGEIEIGWRLGRAHWGRGYATAAALATVERVRAAGVRSVVAMVDSRNERSVAVTRRLGMEPAETFTVPGDPRTGLCFRLAL; encoded by the coding sequence GTGAACCGAGCTCTGCCTGATGTACAGCTGCGTGTCCCCACTGACGAGGACGCCTTCGCCTGGCACCGCGTCTTCGACGACCCGGAGGTCATGGAGTTCCACGGCGGGGCCGCTGCCGAGCTGTCCGTGTACGAGGAGCTGACCGCCCGGCAGCGCCGGCACGACGCGGAACGCGGCTTCTGCCTGTGGACGATGACCGACACGGACGGCGACGTCATCGGTTTCACGGGCGCGCAGCCCTGGCCGCACACCTGGGGTCCGGCGGGCGAGATCGAGATCGGCTGGCGGCTCGGGCGGGCGCACTGGGGACGCGGCTACGCGACGGCCGCCGCCCTGGCGACCGTGGAGCGCGTACGGGCCGCGGGTGTACGGAGCGTGGTGGCGATGGTCGACTCGCGCAACGAGCGGTCGGTGGCGGTGACACGGCGCCTCGGCATGGAACCCGCCGAAACGTTCACCGTCCCGGGTGACCCGCGTACGGGCCTCTGCTTCAGGCTCGCGCTGTAG
- a CDS encoding geranylgeranyl reductase family protein produces the protein MTEPLSEHSADVIVVGAGPAGSTTAYYLAKAGLDVLLLEKTAFPREKVCGDGLTPRATKQLVSMGIDISEEAGWLRNKGLRIIGGGVRLQLDWPDLASYPDYGLVRKRDDFDEQLARQAQKAGARLYERCNVGAPIIDDRTGRITGVNAKLGEEKREVTFHAPLVVAADGNSTRLSLAMGLHRRDDRPMGVAVRTYFTSPRHDDDYLESWLELWDRRGAQDRLLPGYGWIFGMGDGTSNVGLGILDSSAAFKELDWREVLKAWCASMPEDWGYTPDNMTMPIRGAALPMAFNRQPHYTKGLLLVGDAGGMVNPFNGEGIAYAMESGQIAADVIVQAHARATDAQRELALHRYPKVLKDTYGGYYTLGRAFVKLIGNPKVMKIATQRGLTHPVLMKFTLKMLANLTDPTGGDAMDRIINGLSKVAPKA, from the coding sequence GTGACCGAGCCCCTCTCCGAGCACAGCGCAGATGTGATCGTCGTCGGGGCCGGGCCAGCCGGTTCGACGACCGCGTACTACCTGGCCAAGGCCGGACTCGACGTCCTCCTCCTGGAGAAGACCGCGTTCCCCAGGGAAAAGGTGTGCGGCGACGGCCTCACCCCGCGGGCCACCAAGCAGCTCGTGTCGATGGGCATCGACATCTCCGAAGAGGCGGGCTGGCTGCGCAACAAGGGCCTGCGGATCATCGGCGGCGGCGTCCGGCTCCAGCTGGACTGGCCGGATCTCGCCTCCTACCCGGACTACGGACTCGTCCGCAAGCGCGACGACTTCGACGAGCAGCTCGCCCGGCAGGCGCAGAAGGCGGGCGCGCGCCTGTACGAGCGCTGCAACGTCGGCGCCCCGATCATCGACGACCGCACGGGCCGCATCACCGGCGTCAACGCCAAGCTCGGTGAGGAGAAGCGTGAAGTCACCTTCCACGCGCCCCTCGTCGTCGCCGCGGACGGCAACTCGACCCGGCTGTCCCTCGCGATGGGCCTGCACCGGCGCGACGACCGCCCGATGGGCGTCGCCGTCCGCACGTACTTCACCTCGCCGCGCCACGACGACGACTACCTGGAGTCCTGGCTGGAGCTGTGGGACCGTCGCGGCGCCCAGGACCGGCTGCTGCCCGGCTACGGCTGGATCTTCGGCATGGGCGACGGCACGTCGAACGTCGGCCTCGGCATCCTCGACTCCTCCGCCGCGTTCAAGGAGCTCGACTGGCGCGAGGTCCTGAAGGCCTGGTGCGCCTCGATGCCGGAGGACTGGGGCTACACGCCGGACAACATGACGATGCCGATCCGCGGCGCCGCCCTGCCCATGGCCTTCAACCGCCAGCCGCACTACACCAAGGGCCTGCTCCTGGTCGGCGACGCGGGCGGCATGGTGAACCCGTTCAACGGCGAGGGCATCGCGTACGCCATGGAGTCCGGCCAGATCGCGGCCGACGTCATCGTGCAGGCGCACGCCCGCGCGACCGACGCCCAGCGCGAACTCGCCCTCCACCGCTACCCCAAGGTCCTCAAGGACACCTACGGCGGCTACTACACGCTCGGCCGCGCCTTCGTGAAGCTCATCGGCAACCCGAAGGTCATGAAGATCGCGACGCAGCGCGGCCTGACGCACCCGGTGCTCATGAAGTTCACGCTGAAGATGCTCGCCAACCTGACCGACCCGACGGGCGGCGACGCGATGGACCGCATCATCAACGGCCTGAGCAAGGTGGCGCCGAAGGCGTGA